A part of Brassica rapa cultivar Chiifu-401-42 chromosome A05, CAAS_Brap_v3.01, whole genome shotgun sequence genomic DNA contains:
- the LOC103867080 gene encoding F-box protein At3g57590-like — protein MNRAENSDSIPIDLILEIFSRLPSKSVGRFHCVSKLWRSMLSSPYFKELYLTRSSTRPRLLFVVHSVGEEEEEEDKLHFYSSSQPQIPYDKSSLVVAADYHTTFPSERCSYASGLICFRGKGCSGEEAMTLICNPITGQYAELPKVIMYFPSTAFLGFDPIDKQFKILLEHFRYSSATHRHIILTLGVPKLGWRSDICCPKYYLYLSEGICISGVIYYLVRARYSKGVLEIVCFDVRYEEFKVIEAQCFYNHHQTLRLINYKGKLGGITGNLNDSGAIELRMWVLHDVGKQEWSEYVYTLPENDDIKLHDFTVAGMTTRGEFVLSMIDTFKPFYVFYFNPEKNALRSVEIQGFGEDVSSVEVFVDHVEDFNFLRRESS, from the coding sequence ATGAATAGAGCAGAAAATTCAGATTCCATCCCAATAGATCTCATTCTAGAGATATTCTCGAGATTGCCTTCAAAATCAGTAGGGAGGTTTCATTGCGTGTCCAAGCTATGGCGATCCATGCTTAGTAGTCCATATTTCAAAGAGTTGTACTTGACCAGGTCATCTACTCGACCACGTCTCTTATTTGTTGTCCACAGCGTTggtgaggaagaggaagaggaagataaACTACACTTTTACTCGTCCTCACAGCCTCAAATTCCTTATGACAAGTCGTCTCTTGTAGTAGCCGCCGATTATCATACGACGTTCCCTTCAGAACGTTGTAGCTATGCATCTGGTTTGATATGTTTCCGTGGAAAGGGCTGCTCAGGGGAGGAAGCAATGACTCTGATATGTAATCCTATCACGGGACAGTATGCGGAGTTACCTAAAGTGATCATGTACTTTCCGTCAACAGCTTTTTTAGGGTTTGATCCAATTGACAAACAATTCAAGATATTGCTGGAGCATTTTCGTTATTCTTCTGCAACTCATCGTCATATAATTTTGACATTAGGAGTTCCCAAACTTGGGTGGAGGAGTGACATCTGTTGTCCAAAATACTACTTATATTTGTCCGAAGGAATATGCATCAGTGGAGTTATATACTACCTAGTTCGTGCAAGGTACTCAAAAGGAGTACTTGAAATAGTTTGTTTTGATGTTAGGTATGAGGAGTTCAAGGTTATTGAAGCACAATGCTTTTACAATCATCATCAAACTCTCCGATTGATAAACTATAAGGGTAAATTAGGTGGGATTACTGGGAATCTTAATGACAGTGGTGCCATTGAGTTGCGTATGTGGGTTCTACATGATGTCGGGAAACAAGAATGGTCGGAATATGTCTATACTTTGCCTGAGAATGATGACATTAAACTCCACGATTTTACCGTTGCTGGAATGACCACTAGAGGTGAATTTGTTTTGTCTATGATCGATACATTTAAacctttttatgttttctacttCAATCCCGAAAAGAACGCCCTCAGGAGTGTTGAAATCCAAGGTTTTGGTGAGGATGTTAGTAGCGTTGAAGTCTTTGTAGACCATGTGGAGGATTTCAACTTTTTAAGAAGAGAGTCTAGCTAG